The Microbacterium esteraromaticum genome contains the following window.
GTGGCGTTCGTACACGGCGACATCGCGGACGCCGCGTTGGTGGACGGGTTGGTCGCAGGGGCGGATGCTGCCGTGCATTACGCCGCCGAGTCGCACAACGACAACTCGCTGGCCAATCCTCGGCCGTTCCTCGACACCAATGTCGTTGGCACGTACACGCTGCTCGAAGCGGTGCGCCGGCACGACGTGCGGTTCCATCACATCTCGACCGATGAAGTGTATGGCGATCTCGAACTCGATGACCCCGAGCGGTTCACCGATACGACCCCGTACAACCCTTCGTCGCCGTACTCGTCGACGAAGGCGGCATCGGATTTGTTGGTGCGGGCGTGGGTGCGTTCGTTCGGGGTGCGTGCGACGATCAGCAACTGCTCGAACAATTACGGGCCCTATCAGCACGTCGAGAAGTTCATCCCCCGCCAGATCACGAACGTGATCCGTGGCATCCGCCCCAAGCTCTACGGAGCGGGACACAACGTACGCGACTGGATCCACGCCGACGACCACTCCTCGGCAGTGCTGGCGGTGCTTGATCGGGGGCGCATCGGCGAGACGTACCTGATCGGTGCCGACGGTGAGAAAGACAACAAGTCGGTGATCGAGCTGATCCTCACGCAGATGGGGCAGAGTCCCGACGCGTACGACCACGTCACCGACCGAGCCGGGCACGACCTGCGCTACGCGATCGATGCCTCGAAGCTACGTGACGAACTCGGCTGGACCCCGCAGTATGGCGACTTCGAGGCAGGATTGGCCGCGACCATCGACTGGTACCGCAGCAACGAGGCGTGGTGGGCGCCGGCGAAAGACGCGACCGAGGCGTTCTATGCGGAGCGGGGTCAGTGATGCCGATGCGTTTCGTCTCGCTGCGCTCGCGCAACGACCGGATGGGGGTAGGCCGCTGATGGTGATCACTGAGACGACGATTCCGGGGTTGGTGCTGGTTGACCTGCCACTGCACGGCGATACCCGCGGATGGTTCAAGGAGAACTGGCAGCGCGAGAAGATGATCGCGGCGGGGCTGCCTGATTTCGGACCGGTGCAGAACAACATCTCTTTCAACGATGCGGTCGGCACCACCCGAGGGGTCCATGCCGAGCCGTGGGACAAATTCGTCTCGCTCGCCACCGGTCGCATCTTCGGCGCCTGGGTTGATCTGCGCGACGGCCCCACCTTCGGTGCCGTGTTCACCGCCGAGCTCGACCCGTCACGGGCGATCTTCGTTCCCCGTGGAGTCGGCAACGCCTACCAGACCCTTGAACCAGGTACCGCGTACACGTACCTGGTCAACGATCACTGGTCGGCCGAGAACAC
Protein-coding sequences here:
- the rfbB gene encoding dTDP-glucose 4,6-dehydratase — translated: MRLLVTGGAGFIGSNFVHHVVAHTDHHVTVLDKLTYAGNRASLAGLPDDRVAFVHGDIADAALVDGLVAGADAAVHYAAESHNDNSLANPRPFLDTNVVGTYTLLEAVRRHDVRFHHISTDEVYGDLELDDPERFTDTTPYNPSSPYSSTKAASDLLVRAWVRSFGVRATISNCSNNYGPYQHVEKFIPRQITNVIRGIRPKLYGAGHNVRDWIHADDHSSAVLAVLDRGRIGETYLIGADGEKDNKSVIELILTQMGQSPDAYDHVTDRAGHDLRYAIDASKLRDELGWTPQYGDFEAGLAATIDWYRSNEAWWAPAKDATEAFYAERGQ